A window of the Ammoniphilus oxalaticus genome harbors these coding sequences:
- a CDS encoding Uma2 family endonuclease yields MVARPQPNQRYTYADYLLWPDNERWELIDGIAYNMTPAPSTEHQRVLLRLTRKFADYFEDHSCEVFIAPFDVRLFPDQKKQDEHVVQPDLTVVCDSNKITATGCEGVPDFALGVLSPWTAKKDRGLKKQLYERAVIKEYWIVDPLNQTIETFLLSEQGTYEAGPCYGKGDVIDVPLFEGLVINLTAVFT; encoded by the coding sequence ATGGTCGCTCGTCCACAACCGAATCAACGCTATACGTATGCTGACTATCTTTTATGGCCTGACAATGAACGTTGGGAATTGATCGATGGAATCGCCTATAACATGACGCCCGCTCCTTCAACCGAACATCAAAGAGTTTTGTTACGTTTAACTAGAAAATTTGCTGACTACTTCGAAGATCATTCGTGTGAAGTGTTCATTGCCCCATTCGATGTCCGTTTGTTTCCCGATCAAAAGAAGCAAGATGAACACGTTGTACAACCCGACTTGACTGTGGTTTGCGATTCGAACAAAATTACCGCAACAGGGTGTGAGGGTGTTCCCGATTTTGCGCTTGGAGTATTATCTCCATGGACAGCAAAAAAAGACAGAGGGCTGAAAAAACAATTATATGAGCGAGCCGTTATAAAAGAGTATTGGATCGTGGATCCGTTAAACCAAACGATTGAAACGTTTCTTCTATCTGAGCAAGGAACATACGAGGCTGGGCCATGCTATGGAAAAGGAGACGTGATCGACGTTCCGTTATTTGAGGGGCTTGTTATCAACCTAACCGCTGTGTTTACGTAA
- a CDS encoding DUF2243 domain-containing protein, translating to MDNKYRKQNLWSGFLFGMGFIAFVDEAVFHQLLQWHHFYDRETTRIGLISDGLFHAFSWFATIGGLFMFADLRRRNAVWMRRWWGGVWLGAGAFQLYDGIIQHKLMRLHQIRYVNNLLVYDVIWNLTGALMLVIGLVLVKQLQQGSQREGEPRKRERAST from the coding sequence TTGGATAATAAATATCGAAAACAAAATTTGTGGTCGGGCTTTCTATTCGGAATGGGGTTCATTGCTTTTGTGGATGAGGCGGTGTTCCATCAATTGCTGCAATGGCATCACTTTTATGATCGGGAAACGACACGTATTGGTTTAATTTCGGACGGGTTGTTTCATGCGTTTAGTTGGTTTGCGACGATTGGAGGCTTGTTTATGTTTGCTGATCTTCGTCGTCGAAATGCGGTTTGGATGAGGCGGTGGTGGGGTGGAGTCTGGCTTGGGGCTGGCGCTTTTCAATTGTATGACGGGATCATTCAACATAAATTGATGCGCCTCCATCAAATTAGGTACGTGAACAATCTGCTTGTCTATGACGTCATTTGGAATTTAACGGGCGCGCTGATGCTTGTGATCGGGTTGGTCTTGGTCAAACAGCTTCAGCAAGGGTCACAGCGAGAAGGGGAACCGCGAAAACGTGAACGCGCATCTACATAA
- a CDS encoding cytochrome c oxidase assembly protein has product MNAHLHNFLFDPIVVAQWILAFPFLLGIFVYALAVLFSNRKYRRWPLLRTFFWLLGSVCSLVAVIGPLASKAYVDFFAHMIGHLLLGMLGPLLMALGAPLTLILRTLPIHLARRLTALLRKKLLRMISDPVVAALLNIGGLWILYMTNLYAMMHEYTILHVLIHLHVFLAGYVFTTAMIEIDPNPHRASYTYRMTVLVSALAAHCILSKYIYADPPQGVLRSEAERGGMLMFYGGDVVDALIILILCLQWYRASRPIKVVTASKSSNEM; this is encoded by the coding sequence GTGAACGCGCATCTACATAATTTTTTGTTTGATCCCATAGTTGTCGCTCAATGGATTTTGGCATTTCCTTTTTTGCTCGGGATTTTTGTTTATGCGTTGGCGGTCCTTTTTTCCAATCGAAAATATAGACGTTGGCCACTCTTACGTACCTTCTTTTGGCTGCTTGGCAGCGTTTGCTCCCTTGTCGCCGTAATCGGTCCCTTAGCTTCAAAAGCGTATGTTGATTTTTTCGCACATATGATCGGCCATTTATTGCTTGGGATGTTGGGGCCGTTGTTGATGGCGCTTGGGGCACCGCTTACCCTTATCTTACGGACGCTTCCGATCCATCTGGCGAGACGGCTCACTGCGTTATTAAGAAAGAAACTGTTGCGGATGATCTCCGATCCCGTGGTGGCTGCATTGCTCAATATTGGCGGGTTATGGATTCTCTATATGACGAATTTGTACGCCATGATGCATGAATATACAATACTGCATGTGTTGATTCATTTGCATGTCTTTTTAGCCGGGTATGTGTTTACGACGGCGATGATTGAGATTGACCCAAACCCGCATCGAGCCAGTTACACGTATCGGATGACTGTGTTGGTTTCGGCTTTAGCCGCGCATTGCATTTTATCTAAGTACATTTACGCCGATCCGCCACAAGGCGTTTTGCGATCGGAAGCGGAACGAGGAGGGATGCTGATGTTTTACGGAGGGGATGTGGTCGATGCCCTGATTATCCTGATCCTTTGTCTGCAATGGTATCGAGCGAGTCGTCCCATAAAAGTTGTAACCGCTTCCAAATCCTCGAACGAAATGTGA